One part of the Sulfolobus tengchongensis genome encodes these proteins:
- a CDS encoding ATP-binding protein, translating to MSFQNPWWIDPKKIYEDENVRKAKIFIPPLTENALILGPRQVGKTTFVKTTIKSLLEKGTKPEKILFFSCDSLSKKEELIDLINQYRTLINKDEAHIFLDEITSVKDWNVSLLHLFNAGYFKNSLVYVTGSSSINLYRETLPGRPIHKFIYYPLNFRVYFNTFFKKIIDIPTINIQEMDKMYEYAIRLIPYISELNRVLLEYIKRGGYLATNFVDDPMSLYETYKDAIMTEFFKTNKNEIIFKQIIRKIVESIATRITENSIAKEISISHNTVSDYLEILEKLFIVRVFRKKELNSDRINYKSLKKIYFIDPFLFRVMKRYSLGKDLETNDIPLLIEQTVGEHLSREFNESTFTFFKNGKEIDFVVGKMGVEVKWEKRIRRTIEIPGYILSIDEIGRNDNKITIPTSIFLYLISSDRIFYGIE from the coding sequence ATGAGTTTTCAAAATCCGTGGTGGATTGACCCTAAAAAAATTTATGAGGACGAGAATGTAAGGAAGGCAAAAATCTTCATTCCCCCATTAACGGAAAACGCATTAATTTTAGGGCCTAGACAAGTAGGAAAAACAACATTTGTAAAAACGACAATAAAATCACTGTTAGAGAAAGGAACAAAACCAGAGAAAATACTCTTCTTCTCGTGCGATTCACTTTCAAAAAAGGAGGAATTAATAGATTTGATTAACCAATATAGAACTTTAATAAATAAGGATGAAGCTCACATATTTTTGGACGAAATAACCTCAGTAAAAGATTGGAACGTTAGTTTACTTCACTTATTTAATGCGGGTTATTTCAAGAACTCACTAGTCTACGTTACTGGTTCATCGTCAATTAACTTGTACAGAGAAACCCTTCCAGGGAGGCCAATTCATAAGTTTATATATTATCCGCTTAATTTTAGAGTGTATTTTAATACATTCTTCAAAAAAATAATTGATATACCTACAATTAACATTCAAGAAATGGATAAAATGTACGAATACGCTATTAGGTTAATTCCCTACATCTCAGAACTCAATAGGGTATTATTAGAATACATTAAAAGGGGCGGTTATCTCGCTACGAATTTCGTTGACGATCCAATGTCACTATATGAAACTTATAAAGATGCGATAATGACAGAATTCTTCAAAACAAACAAAAACGAAATCATATTCAAGCAAATAATAAGGAAGATAGTTGAGAGCATCGCTACTAGAATAACAGAAAACAGTATTGCAAAAGAAATCTCTATCTCTCACAATACAGTTTCAGACTACCTAGAAATCCTAGAAAAACTATTCATAGTCAGAGTTTTTAGAAAAAAAGAATTGAATAGCGATAGGATTAATTATAAATCTTTAAAGAAGATATACTTCATTGATCCTTTCCTATTCAGAGTAATGAAAAGATACAGTTTAGGTAAGGATTTAGAAACCAATGACATACCATTATTAATTGAACAAACGGTAGGGGAACATCTATCTAGGGAATTCAACGAGAGCACTTTTACATTCTTCAAAAATGGAAAAGAGATAGACTTCGTAGTAGGCAAAATGGGTGTTGAAGTCAAATGGGAAAAAAGAATAAGAAGAACCATTGAAATACCGGGTTATATTTTATCTATTGATGAAATAGGGAGAAATGACAATAAAATAACGATACCTACCTCAATTTTCCTCTACCTCATATCGTCAGATAGAATATTTTATGGAATAGAATAG
- a CDS encoding MFS transporter: protein MSYFDNIPFLTRLRTFIVTSAGFLLDGYDLNVISFAATIILKEFSLTTIQYGLLLASSLIGMIPGSILFGWLSDKMGRSKIMGLDLFFFLVFGVLSAISQNFVELFVSRLLLGIGIGGDYPISSTLMSELSPSKTRGKYLTGSVAMYWVGVGISGVVTLFLLPLGSYFWRYVFLIGAIISLPIILLRLRLIESPRWLVSTGKMRIKEINSEIENKGVKSVIDLFKGNLLKVTLFVTSVWFLFDVAAYGIGLYYPYLLEEFAFPSKYEVILGTLAIAGAAVLGYVVAEFLIDSFGRRPVLLVGLGFMTILLFLGGLYKLTGAILVPYFMSFVALEQWAGAVTLFYPTELYPTPVRSVGQGFATAISRIGSVLGVFYFPIMTKQIGFFNSLILFGSICLIALVISIVMSKETARKPLEETSEGIK from the coding sequence ATGTCCTATTTCGACAATATACCATTCTTAACTCGTCTGAGAACCTTCATAGTTACATCAGCTGGATTTCTACTAGATGGATATGATTTAAACGTGATCTCATTTGCTGCAACCATAATACTTAAGGAATTTTCATTAACTACAATTCAATATGGTTTACTATTAGCTTCATCTCTAATTGGAATGATACCTGGGTCGATATTATTTGGATGGTTATCAGATAAGATGGGAAGGAGCAAGATAATGGGACTCGATCTTTTCTTTTTCTTGGTGTTCGGAGTATTATCAGCAATATCACAGAACTTCGTTGAACTTTTCGTGTCTAGATTGCTTCTGGGAATAGGAATAGGCGGAGATTATCCAATAAGTAGCACATTAATGTCAGAACTTTCACCTTCTAAAACAAGGGGCAAATACTTAACTGGATCTGTTGCAATGTACTGGGTAGGAGTTGGTATTTCTGGTGTTGTAACATTGTTTCTACTACCTTTGGGAAGTTATTTTTGGAGATATGTATTTCTAATCGGTGCAATAATATCCTTGCCTATTATACTTCTTAGACTAAGGTTAATAGAGTCACCTAGGTGGTTAGTTTCCACTGGAAAAATGAGGATTAAAGAGATTAATAGTGAAATTGAAAATAAAGGCGTTAAGAGCGTAATCGACTTATTTAAGGGAAATCTATTAAAAGTTACCCTTTTCGTAACCAGCGTTTGGTTTCTGTTTGACGTAGCTGCTTATGGAATAGGCTTATATTACCCATATCTTCTGGAGGAGTTTGCGTTTCCATCGAAATATGAGGTAATACTAGGTACTTTAGCAATAGCTGGAGCTGCAGTACTAGGTTATGTTGTTGCTGAATTTCTTATAGATTCTTTTGGAAGAAGACCAGTTCTATTAGTGGGATTAGGATTTATGACCATTTTATTGTTCCTAGGCGGTTTGTATAAACTTACCGGAGCTATTTTGGTTCCTTATTTTATGTCATTTGTGGCATTAGAGCAGTGGGCTGGTGCGGTTACTCTATTTTATCCTACAGAACTTTACCCTACTCCAGTTAGATCCGTAGGACAAGGATTCGCGACTGCAATAAGTAGAATAGGGTCAGTTCTAGGAGTGTTCTATTTTCCAATTATGACGAAGCAGATAGGGTTCTTCAATTCGTTAATATTATTCGGTTCAATCTGCTTGATAGCGTTAGTAATTTCAATAGTAATGAGTAAAGAGACTGCAAGGAAACCATTAGAAGAGACTTCTGAGGGAATTAAGTAG
- a CDS encoding ABC transporter permease, with translation MMMEERRNTSFLHGLWTLTSRELKKWYKAPVILLLSLIQPIFWIGIFGKAMNLGAIFTGSSFNIPGLNIPKEVIDQIGLEILKQTFGTTDYFSYLASGMLSFIVLFTSMQSGMSIVWDRRLGVLDRILTTPVARGNIIVGKVLSSVIRSLVQAIIVLVVAVLLGMTFAPGINALDFLGVYASLFLMSFGLSSLFLMLALRATSWESQMAIMNLLNLPLLFTSNAFYPIKSMPSWLKPVAYVNPLTYSNGVARGLLLGISTNLTIDFLYLGLFAVVLSIIGIILSWKYLSK, from the coding sequence ATCATGATGGAGGAGCGAAGAAATACATCATTTCTTCATGGATTATGGACTTTAACATCTAGAGAGTTAAAGAAATGGTATAAGGCTCCAGTAATACTTCTACTTTCATTAATACAACCAATATTCTGGATAGGTATATTCGGCAAGGCGATGAATTTAGGGGCAATATTTACTGGCAGTAGTTTCAATATACCGGGTTTAAACATACCAAAAGAAGTTATAGATCAGATAGGATTAGAAATACTTAAGCAAACCTTTGGTACTACAGATTACTTCTCCTATTTAGCATCTGGAATGTTATCGTTCATAGTGTTGTTTACGTCAATGCAAAGTGGAATGTCAATAGTTTGGGATAGAAGATTAGGAGTATTAGATAGGATTTTAACCACACCAGTTGCTAGGGGGAATATAATAGTGGGTAAAGTGCTCTCATCAGTGATAAGATCATTGGTTCAAGCTATAATAGTCCTTGTTGTTGCGGTACTTTTGGGAATGACTTTCGCTCCTGGAATTAACGCATTAGACTTCTTAGGAGTCTATGCTTCATTATTCCTGATGTCATTTGGACTATCCTCACTATTTCTAATGTTGGCGTTGAGAGCAACTAGTTGGGAGTCACAAATGGCCATAATGAATCTATTGAATCTTCCATTACTTTTCACTAGCAACGCATTTTATCCCATAAAATCCATGCCAAGTTGGTTAAAACCAGTAGCTTACGTAAATCCACTGACATATTCCAATGGAGTTGCCAGAGGATTATTGCTTGGAATAAGCACCAATTTAACAATTGACTTCCTATATCTAGGCTTGTTCGCTGTAGTCTTATCGATTATCGGAATAATATTATCATGGAAGTATCTTTCCAAGTAA
- a CDS encoding ATP-binding cassette domain-containing protein: MANVAIKAINLTKMYGKFVAVDHINFEVYEGEIFGFLGPNGAGKSTTIKMLTTVLKPTEGTAIVNGYDITKQPALVRQSIGVVPQEYTADEDLTGWENMMMMAGLYGIPKKVAEERAKELLEMVELTFASNRKVETYSGGMRRRLEIAMSLISRPRILFLDEPTLGLDAQTRAAIWQYIMKLKEEYKMTIFVTTHYLEEADMYGDRIAIIDKGKILAIGSPKELKDKVGGDLISLQTNNDELAIKIISNTDSIIDVRKVSDGIRIKVRNAEEKAPEILEMLVKNGIKVSRMSITEPTMDEVYMEFTGKRLRDEEANAQEMFAFRRTMRRARS, from the coding sequence ATGGCTAATGTCGCTATTAAGGCTATCAACTTAACTAAAATGTATGGCAAGTTTGTGGCTGTGGATCACATTAATTTTGAGGTATATGAGGGAGAAATCTTTGGTTTTTTAGGCCCTAATGGCGCTGGAAAATCTACGACCATAAAAATGTTAACAACTGTCCTTAAACCGACTGAGGGTACTGCAATAGTTAACGGCTATGACATTACAAAGCAACCCGCATTGGTTAGGCAATCAATTGGCGTAGTACCTCAAGAATATACCGCAGATGAAGACTTAACTGGTTGGGAAAACATGATGATGATGGCTGGACTTTACGGTATACCAAAGAAAGTCGCTGAGGAAAGAGCGAAGGAATTGCTCGAGATGGTGGAACTGACTTTTGCTTCAAATAGAAAAGTGGAAACGTATTCTGGTGGTATGAGAAGAAGGTTAGAAATAGCTATGTCATTAATAAGTAGGCCTAGAATACTGTTCTTAGATGAGCCAACATTAGGTTTAGATGCTCAGACTAGGGCTGCAATATGGCAATACATAATGAAGCTTAAGGAAGAGTATAAGATGACCATTTTCGTCACCACTCACTATCTGGAAGAGGCAGATATGTATGGGGATAGAATCGCAATAATCGATAAGGGTAAGATTTTAGCCATAGGAAGCCCAAAAGAGCTGAAAGATAAGGTAGGAGGAGATTTGATTTCATTACAGACTAATAATGATGAACTAGCGATAAAGATAATCTCAAATACGGATAGCATTATAGACGTAAGAAAGGTTAGCGACGGAATCAGAATTAAGGTTAGGAATGCAGAGGAAAAGGCACCGGAAATTTTGGAAATGTTAGTGAAGAATGGGATAAAGGTTAGTAGGATGTCCATCACTGAACCAACTATGGATGAGGTTTATATGGAGTTTACTGGAAAGAGGTTAAGAGACGAAGAAGCTAATGCACAAGAGATGTTTGCGTTTAGAAGAACAATGAGGAGGGCGAGATCATGA
- a CDS encoding PadR family transcriptional regulator, with protein MSELIARQKGRLRNMILWILWQSPKRGVDIIDDIYKITWGFWKPSPGSVYPLLSKMVEEGVIEKINDSKYKITSKGIEEIKDLLPIRQANTIEDAIQELEGLAEFFKDVDRNKLLLHKERIMKCIREIEEVIKNG; from the coding sequence ATGAGTGAGTTAATAGCTAGGCAGAAAGGAAGATTGAGGAATATGATACTTTGGATTCTTTGGCAATCTCCAAAGAGAGGAGTTGATATAATTGATGACATCTACAAGATAACCTGGGGTTTTTGGAAACCTTCGCCAGGATCTGTATATCCATTACTCAGTAAAATGGTAGAAGAAGGAGTTATCGAAAAAATCAATGATAGTAAATATAAGATTACTTCTAAAGGTATTGAGGAAATTAAGGACTTGTTACCAATTAGGCAGGCTAATACAATTGAAGATGCCATTCAAGAACTGGAAGGATTAGCGGAGTTTTTTAAGGACGTTGATAGGAATAAGCTATTGCTTCATAAGGAAAGAATTATGAAGTGTATAAGGGAAATTGAGGAGGTGATCAAGAATGGCTAA
- a CDS encoding PaREP1 family protein, whose translation MERDLYQVNEDYLYARILESLADSLLAIELFERGFTRNSAGKAFSAVKSLISALIVKHQDKILEVADEKEKDWLVKKAHTVPTHSMKALSNYLERIGIDIDWMVDKALNLHDYQYNGFERDFSFYRSKDDVKKDIIKIVSKIPEVILKYFKTDGEISKLVEEIKSKVEKFSKSL comes from the coding sequence ATGGAAAGAGACTTATATCAAGTAAACGAGGATTATCTTTACGCTAGAATTCTTGAATCGTTAGCTGATTCTCTCTTAGCAATAGAACTATTTGAAAGAGGTTTCACAAGAAACTCTGCTGGGAAAGCTTTTAGTGCTGTAAAATCGTTAATCTCAGCTTTAATTGTAAAACATCAAGATAAAATATTAGAGGTAGCAGACGAAAAGGAGAAAGATTGGTTAGTGAAGAAAGCTCACACGGTTCCTACTCATTCGATGAAAGCGTTGTCTAATTATCTAGAGAGAATAGGAATAGATATTGACTGGATGGTGGATAAGGCATTAAATTTACACGATTATCAATATAATGGTTTTGAGCGTGATTTTTCTTTCTACAGAAGTAAGGATGATGTTAAAAAGGACATAATTAAGATAGTGTCTAAAATACCAGAAGTAATACTGAAGTATTTCAAAACTGATGGAGAAATATCCAAACTAGTCGAGGAAATCAAATCAAAGGTGGAGAAATTTAGTAAAAGTTTATGA
- a CDS encoding S9 family peptidase codes for MKYSELVKMLEEVVGIPIFAVLGKLKDNLIFLATTEGEVNISALTSGKVAKLTKSPIASSARPKSNSDFIPFVRDVERGKEIHAIYTVNLKGEEFEVFSPNLRVTSLAYDGKRIAFTGSSQTETSLYLIEGDGKVHKLFKIPPFSFVTDINDKWITGFGVLKGNPRSQEFFLADLNGNIEILTPKDGSFTYAYYLMGNKVYLISDFENPGESFWIYIYNIEGKTYDKVQFPFKDIYGYNPVELYYDPEDSLIIAKKDGESKLFDNGKLVNTPRGTISGATKLGNYIFFSHSSLTSPYKVYRLNSEGKIEVVVNNKDLGIGEAEFIKLKSDNIEVPTWVIKSKTPGITVIYVHGGPWGEVDNSWNLLISPLILAGYNIIAPNFRGSTGYGSKFMFMDIGDPGGGDLRDVIKARDYAIESGIATKVGIMGYSYGGYMTLLAVGKEAEKWDFGIAGASVADWVEMYDLSDSMFKEFMRILFNGKNKELMKERSPITYVKNVKVPLCIIHSQNDSRTPLSPVMRYVQELHKEGKSFELHVILNLGHAIYKISDAIDILLPALIFLKKLESQWTV; via the coding sequence ATGAAATATTCTGAACTTGTTAAAATGCTTGAAGAAGTAGTGGGAATTCCAATATTTGCAGTATTAGGAAAGTTGAAGGATAATCTGATATTTTTGGCTACAACTGAAGGCGAAGTAAATATTTCCGCTCTAACTAGCGGAAAAGTAGCTAAGCTAACTAAATCTCCAATAGCCTCCTCAGCTAGGCCAAAATCTAATTCAGACTTTATCCCATTCGTGAGAGACGTTGAAAGAGGTAAGGAAATCCACGCAATTTATACTGTTAACTTGAAGGGAGAGGAATTTGAGGTCTTTTCACCTAATCTCAGAGTTACTTCCTTAGCTTATGATGGAAAAAGAATAGCCTTTACTGGATCATCTCAGACCGAAACATCTCTATACCTCATTGAAGGAGACGGTAAAGTACATAAATTATTCAAAATACCTCCATTCTCTTTCGTGACTGACATTAATGATAAGTGGATTACGGGATTTGGAGTACTAAAGGGAAATCCCAGGTCTCAAGAATTTTTCTTAGCTGACCTCAACGGGAATATTGAGATTCTAACTCCAAAAGACGGTAGTTTCACATATGCGTATTATTTAATGGGAAATAAGGTATATCTGATTAGTGACTTTGAAAATCCAGGAGAGTCCTTTTGGATTTACATTTATAACATTGAAGGTAAAACGTACGATAAAGTTCAGTTTCCATTTAAGGATATTTATGGTTATAATCCAGTTGAGTTATACTACGATCCCGAGGACTCCTTAATTATAGCGAAAAAGGATGGTGAGTCAAAACTATTTGATAATGGAAAATTGGTTAATACACCTAGAGGGACTATAAGCGGAGCTACTAAGCTTGGCAACTACATATTCTTTTCGCATTCGTCCCTAACCAGTCCCTATAAAGTGTATAGGTTAAATAGTGAGGGGAAAATTGAGGTAGTTGTGAACAATAAGGATCTAGGAATAGGTGAGGCAGAGTTCATTAAACTTAAGAGTGATAATATCGAAGTGCCAACTTGGGTTATAAAATCTAAAACTCCCGGCATTACTGTAATATACGTTCATGGAGGTCCTTGGGGTGAAGTAGATAATAGTTGGAATTTGCTAATATCACCTTTGATATTGGCTGGATATAACATAATAGCACCTAATTTTAGAGGTTCCACAGGTTACGGGAGCAAATTTATGTTTATGGATATTGGAGATCCCGGTGGCGGTGATTTAAGGGATGTTATCAAAGCTAGGGATTACGCTATAGAGTCTGGTATTGCCACCAAGGTTGGAATTATGGGTTATAGTTATGGCGGATATATGACATTACTAGCTGTAGGAAAGGAAGCTGAAAAATGGGATTTTGGGATAGCAGGTGCCTCGGTAGCTGACTGGGTGGAAATGTATGATTTATCGGATTCTATGTTCAAGGAATTCATGAGGATATTATTTAATGGGAAAAATAAGGAATTAATGAAGGAGAGGTCTCCAATAACCTACGTGAAAAACGTTAAGGTTCCACTATGTATAATACACTCTCAAAATGATAGTAGAACGCCTTTAAGTCCAGTGATGAGGTACGTTCAAGAATTACATAAGGAAGGAAAAAGTTTCGAGTTGCATGTAATTCTCAATTTGGGTCATGCGATATATAAGATAAGTGACGCAATAGATATATTATTGCCAGCCCTAATATTCCTTAAAAAGCTAGAATCACAGTGGACAGTTTAA
- a CDS encoding MIP/aquaporin family protein, translated as MASVVLKDALWRYFAEFIGTFILILFGDGAVVASLLTSTPNYGFIMISWGFGVVLAIYTVGAISGAHINPNVTLAFAVTKRLKWVDVIPYILFQTLGAAAAAGVLLAWWGSVITRIDTPPQLYANVGAAFFTEYPNPSFWGQYWPKTLLPNGGELYSQVNQVFPLWKGAFAEALMTFLLLLIVVAVTDTDSPFYSQFLAPWAIGIGYVMPFLLFEAQLTGGMINEARSWGPMLALYLFGYKTGAFNFRGEYFFVYGIPDFIGGILGVLFWDYVLKPYLRMLKTNNKR; from the coding sequence ATGGCCTCCGTAGTTTTAAAAGATGCATTATGGAGGTATTTTGCAGAGTTTATAGGGACATTTATCCTTATATTATTCGGAGACGGTGCTGTTGTAGCATCATTGCTAACTAGTACTCCAAATTATGGGTTTATAATGATATCATGGGGGTTTGGAGTAGTATTAGCAATATATACTGTTGGTGCAATAAGCGGTGCTCATATAAACCCAAATGTTACGTTGGCTTTCGCAGTAACAAAAAGATTAAAATGGGTTGATGTAATTCCATATATTCTATTTCAGACCTTAGGAGCAGCTGCTGCAGCTGGCGTATTGTTAGCTTGGTGGGGAAGCGTCATAACTAGGATTGATACACCACCACAACTTTACGCCAATGTAGGTGCAGCTTTCTTTACAGAGTATCCGAATCCTTCCTTCTGGGGTCAATATTGGCCTAAAACTTTACTACCTAATGGCGGAGAACTGTATTCCCAAGTAAATCAAGTATTTCCGCTTTGGAAAGGCGCATTTGCTGAAGCTTTAATGACATTTTTACTTCTGTTAATAGTGGTTGCTGTAACTGACACAGACTCTCCATTTTATAGTCAGTTCTTAGCACCATGGGCGATAGGGATTGGCTACGTCATGCCCTTCTTGCTATTTGAGGCCCAGCTAACTGGAGGAATGATAAATGAGGCAAGAAGTTGGGGACCTATGCTAGCGTTGTATTTATTCGGATATAAGACAGGGGCATTCAACTTTAGAGGAGAGTATTTCTTCGTTTATGGTATCCCCGACTTTATAGGAGGTATTTTAGGAGTTCTCTTCTGGGATTATGTGCTAAAGCCTTATCTAAGGATGTTAAAAACGAATAATAAAAGATGA
- the glpK gene encoding glycerol kinase GlpK, which yields MSSSFILAIDEGTTSARAIIYNNELEIVGIGQYEFPQHYPKPGYVEHNPDEIWEAQMLAIRKAIEKAKIEPKQISAIGITNQRETTVLWDARSGRPIYNAIVWQDRRTSSITDWLKGNYFKMIKDKTGLVPDPYFSASKIKWILDNVSGAREKAEKGEIKFGTIDTYLIWKLTNGKVHVTDYSNASRTMMFNIRKLEWDREILELLKIPEAILPEVKPSSEIYGYSENLGKAIPISGDAGDQQAALFGQVAFDVGDVKSTYGTGSFILMNIGSNLVSSENLLTTIAWGLGNKITYALEGSIFITGAAVQWFRDGLKAIDVSDEIEPLASSVPDNGGVYFVPAFVGLGAPYWDPYARGLIIGITRGTTKAHIARAILESMAYQTRDVIEVMQKDAKININSLKVDGGAAKDNLLMQFQADILGIKVIRPKIMETTSMGVAMLAGLATNYWNSLDELKQKWKVDKEFVPIMDSKERERLYAGWKEAVKRSVGWAKVIEGEK from the coding sequence GTGTCATCTAGCTTTATTTTAGCTATAGATGAGGGGACTACAAGCGCTAGAGCAATAATCTATAATAACGAATTAGAAATAGTGGGAATAGGTCAGTACGAGTTCCCTCAACACTATCCAAAGCCAGGATATGTGGAGCACAATCCGGATGAAATTTGGGAAGCTCAAATGTTAGCAATAAGGAAAGCTATTGAAAAGGCTAAAATAGAACCTAAGCAGATCTCAGCAATAGGGATAACTAACCAGAGAGAAACTACAGTATTATGGGATGCGAGAAGTGGAAGGCCTATTTACAATGCAATAGTTTGGCAAGATAGAAGAACCTCCTCAATAACTGATTGGCTAAAGGGAAATTACTTTAAGATGATTAAAGATAAGACAGGTTTAGTTCCCGATCCGTATTTTAGCGCATCTAAAATAAAGTGGATTCTGGATAACGTTTCCGGAGCTAGGGAAAAAGCTGAAAAAGGAGAAATAAAATTTGGAACAATAGACACTTACTTAATATGGAAATTAACTAATGGTAAGGTTCACGTAACGGATTACTCTAACGCATCTAGAACGATGATGTTTAACATAAGGAAATTAGAGTGGGATAGAGAAATTTTAGAGCTGTTAAAAATCCCGGAAGCCATATTACCTGAAGTTAAACCATCAAGTGAAATTTATGGTTATAGTGAAAATTTAGGTAAAGCTATTCCCATTTCCGGAGATGCGGGAGATCAACAAGCTGCATTATTTGGGCAAGTAGCATTTGACGTAGGTGATGTCAAATCCACTTATGGGACTGGAAGCTTTATCCTAATGAACATAGGTAGTAATTTAGTCTCTTCGGAAAACTTACTTACCACTATAGCGTGGGGTTTAGGCAACAAGATAACCTATGCTTTAGAAGGTAGCATATTTATAACTGGTGCTGCAGTTCAATGGTTTAGGGATGGTTTAAAAGCAATAGACGTTTCTGATGAGATAGAACCTTTGGCCTCAAGCGTACCGGATAATGGAGGAGTCTACTTCGTTCCAGCTTTTGTGGGACTTGGCGCTCCCTATTGGGATCCCTATGCAAGAGGGCTAATAATAGGTATAACCAGAGGTACTACAAAGGCTCACATAGCTAGGGCTATTTTAGAGTCAATGGCATATCAAACTAGGGACGTAATTGAGGTTATGCAAAAAGACGCTAAGATTAACATTAATTCTCTCAAAGTTGATGGTGGCGCTGCAAAGGACAATCTATTAATGCAGTTTCAAGCTGATATATTAGGAATAAAGGTAATTAGACCTAAAATAATGGAAACTACTTCAATGGGCGTTGCAATGTTAGCTGGGCTAGCCACTAATTATTGGAATTCACTTGATGAGTTAAAACAAAAATGGAAAGTGGATAAAGAATTTGTGCCAATAATGGATAGTAAAGAAAGGGAGAGACTTTATGCGGGATGGAAAGAAGCAGTGAAGAGATCAGTTGGATGGGCAAAAGTAATTGAGGGGGAGAAGTAA